In the genome of Natronorubrum sediminis, one region contains:
- a CDS encoding heme o synthase: MATESSSFPRPIDTRQRFSALLAATALGVYLLLIIGATTSLTNAASACSTWPTCHAPADPLNQTELAIAWGHRLAAVVVGALVAATAVAAVFGDVSRRVRWILVVAAALYIVQVGVGALTATVGPAAIVPGLHLTLGLVIFTAIVLALAWDLELATGEADDTIETPEPLEQAVASGEASAPDVRPLPDGRLARARLTAFAYFKMMKPRLMWLLCLVAAAGMALAAGPNLTISLIVATLGGGVLAIGASGTFNHVLERDVDQRMSRTADRPLATELIPVRNAMAFGLLLTAASLGVFLTINPLAAALGLAAIIFYSVVYTLVLKPNTVQNTVIGGAAGALPALIGWAAVTNEIGWPALALAGVIFLWTPAHFYNLALAYKDDYARGGFPMMPVVRGETETRKHIVYYIGATLVSTIALAWITDLGVIYAATVAIFGGIFLWAAIRLHFEQTEAAAFRSFHASNAFLGAVLVAVLVDALVI; encoded by the coding sequence GTGGCAACTGAATCTTCGTCGTTTCCCCGTCCGATCGACACACGACAACGGTTTTCTGCACTACTCGCAGCAACGGCGCTCGGTGTCTACCTCCTGTTGATCATCGGCGCGACGACCTCACTGACGAACGCCGCGTCGGCGTGTTCGACCTGGCCGACCTGTCACGCACCCGCGGATCCGCTGAATCAGACGGAACTCGCCATCGCGTGGGGCCACCGACTCGCCGCCGTCGTCGTCGGCGCACTCGTCGCCGCGACGGCCGTCGCCGCCGTCTTCGGCGACGTCTCGAGGCGCGTCCGCTGGATCCTCGTCGTCGCCGCGGCCCTCTACATCGTGCAAGTGGGCGTCGGCGCGCTCACGGCGACGGTCGGCCCCGCAGCGATCGTCCCCGGACTACACCTCACGCTCGGTCTCGTGATCTTTACCGCAATCGTCCTCGCGCTCGCCTGGGACCTCGAGCTCGCAACGGGCGAAGCAGACGATACGATCGAGACACCCGAGCCACTCGAACAAGCCGTCGCCTCGGGCGAGGCGTCCGCACCCGACGTTCGCCCGCTTCCCGACGGACGCCTCGCTCGCGCTCGGCTCACCGCTTTCGCGTACTTCAAAATGATGAAGCCACGGTTGATGTGGCTGCTCTGTCTCGTCGCCGCGGCCGGAATGGCACTGGCTGCTGGACCGAATCTGACCATTTCGCTCATCGTTGCGACGCTCGGCGGCGGCGTCCTCGCGATCGGTGCGAGTGGCACGTTCAACCACGTCCTCGAGCGCGACGTCGACCAGCGGATGTCCCGGACGGCCGACCGACCGCTGGCGACCGAACTGATCCCCGTCCGAAACGCGATGGCCTTCGGCTTACTCCTGACAGCCGCCTCGCTCGGCGTCTTCCTGACGATCAACCCGCTCGCGGCCGCACTCGGCCTCGCCGCGATTATCTTCTACAGCGTCGTCTACACGCTCGTACTCAAGCCAAACACCGTCCAGAACACGGTCATCGGCGGGGCTGCGGGTGCGCTGCCGGCGCTCATCGGCTGGGCGGCGGTGACCAACGAGATCGGCTGGCCGGCGCTCGCCCTCGCCGGCGTGATCTTCCTCTGGACGCCTGCTCACTTCTACAACCTCGCGTTGGCGTACAAGGACGACTACGCTCGCGGCGGGTTCCCGATGATGCCCGTCGTCCGCGGCGAGACCGAGACCCGAAAGCACATCGTCTACTACATCGGTGCGACGCTCGTCAGCACGATCGCGCTCGCGTGGATCACCGACCTCGGCGTCATCTACGCCGCGACGGTCGCCATCTTCGGCGGCATCTTCCTCTGGGCGGCCATCCGGCTCCACTTCGAGCAGACGGAAGCCGCCGCGTTCCGTTCGTTCCACGCCTCGAACGCCTTCCTCGGTGCCGTGCTCGTGGCCGTCCTCGTCGACGCGCTCGTTATCTGA
- a CDS encoding DUF7111 family protein, giving the protein MTDDRTATANGIEATYDETETERILEFRAVNTDDPETTPTGASAAIAQNVEGYAMLKVRPTADGDELERYYGFDMALDHVGELLGVSPHDLPIPEAGDDMGM; this is encoded by the coding sequence ATGACCGACGATCGGACGGCTACTGCAAACGGTATCGAAGCGACCTACGACGAAACGGAGACGGAACGTATCCTCGAGTTTCGCGCGGTTAACACCGACGACCCCGAGACCACCCCAACCGGAGCGAGCGCGGCGATCGCCCAAAACGTCGAGGGCTACGCCATGTTGAAGGTTCGGCCGACGGCCGACGGCGACGAACTCGAGCGCTACTACGGGTTCGACATGGCACTTGATCACGTCGGGGAACTGCTCGGCGTCTCACCACACGACCTTCCGATTCCCGAAGCCGGCGACGATATGGGAATGTGA
- a CDS encoding DUF3267 domain-containing protein produces the protein MSRGDPSTFEAVATFHKSRALAIQWVVVAVVGFFAFAYGFAHVRATIRGATLEPIVFHAFTPPDALVWAAITLGLVALVVVPHELLHGVFMARYGTSPSYGVGVSHFVLPYAYAGTVGESFTRNQLLVVLLAPFVGITAIGLVVMLVSPSPLLIVPLAANAAGSIGDLWMAGVLLQYPSSVRVAPPPNDAQGFGIYASSDDGDVRRRSRHRFAVRAVTGAIGTLVVVSTTLVGTVFLSLSVGTGTVVIGETGSRWLLFRHEFDPESGTVLLEIGATVMVALASVGGLLWATLVESVLALRAVPS, from the coding sequence GTGAGCCGAGGGGACCCCTCCACGTTCGAAGCAGTTGCGACGTTCCACAAGTCGCGGGCACTCGCGATACAGTGGGTCGTCGTCGCCGTCGTCGGCTTCTTCGCGTTCGCCTACGGGTTCGCTCATGTTCGGGCAACGATTCGAGGAGCGACGCTCGAGCCGATCGTTTTTCACGCGTTCACGCCACCGGATGCGCTCGTCTGGGCCGCCATCACTCTCGGGCTGGTTGCCCTCGTCGTCGTTCCCCACGAGTTACTTCACGGCGTGTTTATGGCTCGCTACGGCACATCGCCGTCCTACGGCGTCGGCGTCTCTCACTTCGTACTCCCCTACGCCTACGCCGGGACGGTCGGCGAGAGTTTTACGCGAAACCAGTTGCTCGTCGTCCTTCTCGCCCCGTTCGTCGGGATTACGGCGATTGGATTAGTGGTGATGCTCGTCTCCCCCTCGCCGCTCCTGATCGTGCCCCTAGCCGCGAACGCCGCCGGCTCGATCGGCGACCTCTGGATGGCCGGCGTGCTCCTTCAGTACCCATCTTCCGTCCGAGTCGCCCCGCCGCCCAACGATGCGCAGGGATTTGGCATCTACGCCTCGAGCGACGACGGTGACGTTCGTCGCCGGTCTCGACATCGATTCGCCGTGCGAGCCGTCACTGGTGCAATCGGTACGCTCGTCGTGGTGTCGACAACGCTCGTCGGGACGGTATTTCTCTCGCTCTCCGTCGGAACTGGAACCGTCGTAATCGGCGAGACGGGCAGTCGCTGGCTCCTCTTCCGACACGAGTTCGATCCCGAATCGGGGACGGTCCTCCTCGAGATCGGTGCCACGGTGATGGTGGCCCTCGCGAGTGTTGGCGGCCTCCTCTGGGCGACCCTCGTCGAGAGCGTGCTCGCACTTCGAGCGGTCCCGAGTTGA
- a CDS encoding PadR family transcriptional regulator produces MSKWLRSGRRRDICVLLAGASDGELRGQQLKSRLESHYDDHLEPKSFYGSLSALVDAGFVEERTEGIHDVYALTDGGDKRLREHAEWIQTCLENGGENS; encoded by the coding sequence ATGAGCAAGTGGCTCCGGAGCGGTCGCAGACGCGACATCTGTGTCCTCCTCGCCGGCGCTTCGGACGGCGAACTGCGCGGCCAGCAGTTGAAATCACGCCTCGAGTCTCACTACGACGACCACCTCGAGCCGAAGTCGTTCTACGGGTCCCTGTCGGCGCTCGTGGACGCCGGATTCGTCGAAGAGCGAACCGAGGGGATTCACGACGTGTACGCGCTCACCGACGGTGGGGACAAACGACTCCGCGAGCACGCCGAGTGGATTCAGACGTGTCTCGAGAACGGAGGAGAGAACTCCTGA
- a CDS encoding acyl-CoA dehydrogenase — protein MDFALSAEQRQIREMVSEFVDEEVVPVADEIDHEDEFPADLVGEMAELGLMGMPFPEEYGGAGLDYHSYAIGLEEIARGSGGLGTVVAAHTSLAGNMLYEFGDESQKEEFLTPVAAGEDVGAFALSEAGAGSDVPAMETTAEKDGDEYVINGGKLWISNGSVADTVTLFAKTDPDAGNKGISSFVVRPEEDDGFIVEGTEDKLGDKGCPTAELRFDDLRIPESRLLGEEGDGFVHALKTLNGGRITIAARGVGIARAAFEEARDYAGEREQFGQPIGEFQSIKHKLADMDTKIQAAKMLMHKAADKKIRGENYIKDASQAKLYASEVSREVANEGIQIHGGYGYTKDFAAQRFYRDAKLNEIYEGTSEVLRNTIGDQLLEDA, from the coding sequence ATGGACTTCGCACTCTCGGCCGAGCAACGCCAGATTCGGGAGATGGTCTCCGAGTTCGTGGACGAAGAGGTCGTTCCCGTCGCGGACGAGATCGATCACGAGGACGAGTTCCCGGCCGACCTCGTCGGCGAGATGGCCGAGCTCGGACTGATGGGGATGCCCTTCCCCGAGGAGTACGGCGGCGCTGGGTTAGACTATCACTCCTACGCGATCGGACTCGAGGAGATCGCTCGAGGGTCGGGCGGACTCGGGACGGTCGTCGCAGCCCACACCTCGCTTGCGGGCAACATGCTCTACGAGTTCGGCGACGAATCCCAGAAGGAAGAGTTCCTGACGCCCGTCGCAGCGGGCGAGGACGTCGGCGCGTTCGCGCTCTCGGAAGCCGGTGCGGGCAGCGACGTGCCGGCGATGGAGACCACCGCCGAGAAAGACGGAGACGAATACGTGATCAACGGCGGCAAGCTCTGGATTTCCAACGGCTCGGTCGCCGACACCGTCACACTGTTCGCGAAGACCGATCCGGACGCGGGCAACAAAGGAATCTCGTCGTTCGTCGTTCGGCCCGAGGAGGACGACGGCTTCATCGTCGAAGGGACGGAGGACAAACTCGGCGATAAGGGCTGCCCAACAGCCGAACTTCGCTTCGACGACCTCCGAATTCCGGAATCGCGCCTGCTCGGTGAGGAAGGCGACGGCTTCGTCCACGCGCTCAAGACACTCAACGGCGGGCGAATCACCATCGCAGCCCGCGGGGTCGGTATCGCTCGCGCCGCCTTCGAGGAGGCTCGAGACTACGCGGGAGAACGCGAACAGTTCGGCCAACCGATCGGCGAGTTCCAGTCGATCAAACACAAGCTAGCGGACATGGACACGAAGATTCAGGCCGCTAAAATGCTCATGCACAAGGCCGCAGACAAGAAGATTCGGGGCGAGAACTACATCAAAGACGCCTCGCAGGCCAAACTCTACGCCTCCGAGGTGAGCCGCGAGGTCGCGAACGAGGGCATCCAGATCCACGGCGGCTACGGCTACACGAAGGACTTCGCCGCCCAGCGATTCTACCGAGACGCCAAACTCAACGAAATCTACGAGGGCACCAGCGAGGTGCTCCGGAACACCATCGGCGATCAGTTGCTCGAGGACGCCTGA